One genomic segment of Panicum virgatum strain AP13 chromosome 2N, P.virgatum_v5, whole genome shotgun sequence includes these proteins:
- the LOC120659681 gene encoding L-type lectin-domain containing receptor kinase SIT2-like: MKMAKHTVFLFQLIISLSVAVASGGDDARFAYPGFAGANLTLDGNATVTPDGLLVLTSRKTNLKGHAFHPAPLPFRAPSGKARSFAASFVFAIVSDYTDFSAHGMAFVVAPSTGFAAAALPAGYLALLNVQNNGNASNHLFAVELDTTQNTDFQDINSNHVGIDVNDLHSVQSYPTGYYDAGVFRNLSLFSREPMQVWVEYDGDTGRIDVTLAPAGVAKPARPLVSATYDLSPVLTEESYVGFASATGGINSRHYVLGWSFALDGGPAPAIDITKLPKLPRFGPKPRSKLLEILLPIATAAVVITTATVAALLVLRKLRYAELLEEWELEFGPHRFAFRDLYHATDGFKTKHLLGAGGFGKVYRGVLAKSKMEVAVKRISHESRQGMREFIAEVVSIGRLRHRNLVQLLGYCRRKGELLLVYEYMPNGSLDKYLYCEENKPMLGWPQRFSIIKGVASGLLYIHDKWEKVVIHRDIKASNVLLDSEMNGRLGDFGLARLYDHGTDPQTTHVVGTMGYLAPELVRTGKASKLTDVFAFGAFLLEMVCGRRPVNADAQDKQEMLVDWVLEHLHKGSLTETVDARLRGQYNVDEACLVLKLGLLCSHPYTNVRPHLQQVKQYLDGATPLPDLQATTNVDVSFSTMALMQNNEGFDSYVMSFPSSAGSVDTMSSIAGGR; this comes from the coding sequence ATGAAGATGGCGAAGCACACGGTCTTCCTCTTCCAGCTGATCATCAGTCTTAGCGTCGCGGTCGCCAGCGGCGGCGATGATGCCCGGTTCGCCTACCCGGGCTTCGCCGGCGCTAACCTCACCCTCGACGGCAACGCCACCGTCACGCCGGACGGGCTGCTGGTGCTCACCAGCCGCAAGACCAACCTCAAGGGCCACGCGTTCCACCCGGCCCCGCTGCCGTTCCGCGCGCCGTCGGGCAAGGCGCGCTCCTTCGCGGCCTCCTTCGTGTTCGCCATCGTCTCCGACTACACCGACTTCAGCGCCCACGGCATGGCCTTCGTCGTGGCCCCGAGCAcgggcttcgccgccgccgcgctgccggccGGGTACCTGGCCCTCCTCAACGTCCAGAACAACGGCAACGCGAGCAACCACCTCTTCGCCGTCGAGCTCGACACCACCCAGAACACCGACTTCCAGGACATCAACTCCAACCACGTCGGCATCGACGTCAACGACCTGCACTCGGTGCAATCCTACCCTACAGGCTACTACGACGCCGGCGTCTTCAGGAACCTGTCCCTCTTCAGCCGGGAGCCGATGCAGGTGTGGGTGGAGTACGACGGCGACACCGGCCGGATCGATGTGACCTTGGCACCCGCCGGAGTGGCCAAGCCGGCGAGGCCGCTGGTCTCGGCCACCTACGACCTCTCGCCGGTGCTCACGGAGGAATCATACGTCGGCTTCGCATCGGCGACCGGTGGGATCAACTCAAGACACTACGTGCTCGGCTGGAGCTTCGCCCTGGATGGTGGCCCTGCTCCAGCCATTGACATCACCAAGCTGCCTAAGCTACCTCGTTTTGGGCCCAAGCCTCGTTCAAAGCTCCTGGAGATCCTCCTGCCAATAGCCACCGCAGCGGTTGTCATCACTACCGCCACCGTCGCAGCTCTTCTCGTGCTGAGAAAGCTGAGGTACGCCGAGCTGCTTGAAGAGTGGGAGCTCGAGTTCGGCCCGCACCGGTTCGCGTTCAGGGATCTGTACCATGCAACTGACGGGTTCAAGACCAAGCATCTGCTTGGTGCTGGAGGATTCGGGAAGGTGTACAGAGGAGTTCTTGCCAAGTCTAAGATGGAGGTAGCTGTGAAGAGGATTTCTCACGAGTCAAGGCAAGGGATGAGGGAGTTCATCGCTGAGGTTGTCAGCATCGGCCGCCTTCGGCATCGTAACCTGGTACAACTACTTGGCTATTGTAGAAGAAAAGGGGAGCTCCTTCTGGTCTACGAGTACATGCCGAATGGCAGCCTGGATAAGTATCTCTACTGTGAAGAGAACAAGCCGATGCTTGGTTGGCCTCAAAGATTCAGTATCATCAAAGGTGTAGCGTCCGGCTTGCTCTACATCCACGACAAGTGGGAGAAGGTTGTGATTCACCGGGATATCAAGGCGAGCAACGTGCTCCTGGACAGCGAGATGAACGGGCGCCTTGGTGACTTTGGGCTTGCGAGGCTGTACGACCATGGCACCGACCCACAAACCACACACGTCGTCGGCACCATGGGCTACTTAGCTCCCGAGCTAGTACGCACCGGTAAGGCATCCAAGCTCACGGATGTGTTCGCGTTCGGTGCTTTCCTTCTTGAGATGGTTTGTGGGCGAAGGCCGGTGAACGCTGACGCTCAGGACAAGCAAGAAATGCTAGTGGACTGGGTTCTTGAGCACTTGCACAAAGGATCTCTCACCGAGACAGTGGACGCAAGGTTGCGAGGTCAGTACAATGTTGATGAGGCATGCCTAGTGCTCAAGCTAGGGTTGCTGTGCTCCCACCCTTACACGAACGTAAGGCCACACCTGCAGCAAGTCAAGCAGTACCTCGACGGAGCGACACCGCTGCCGGATCTGCAGGCCACCACGAATGTTGATGTGAGCTTTAGTACGATGGCTCTGATGCAGAACAATGAAGGGTTCGATTCGTATGTCATGTCCTTTCCATCATCAGCCGGAAGCGTTGACACTATGTCCTCCATCGCAGGTGGAAGATGA
- the LOC120659682 gene encoding L-type lectin-domain containing receptor kinase SIT1-like yields the protein MHLVLLHLLLHLVVTRCSGDDDQFVYSGFAGARLSTDGVAAITPDGMLELTNGTLQRKGHAFHPSPVRLLRGGGAAARARSFSTSFVFGILSDHAGLSAHGMAFVVAAGTDFSAALPSGYLGLLNVTSDGDPRNRLLAIELDTMQNDEFRDINDNHVGVDVNSLHSAQSNSAGFYDDQDGAGGELRFRNLTLISGEAMRVWVDYDAEAARIDVTMAPLGVPKPSRPLVSARSNLSTVVAADSAFVGFSAATGGTLRSRHYVLGWSFSMDRPAPAIDVGKLPKLPRAASKDRSRILEIVLPVATAAFLVAAAAAIFLEVRRHRRYAEVHEDWELEFGPHRFSYKDLFHATGGFKDSNLLGIGGFGRVYRGALPISRTEIAVKRVSHESQQGIKEFIAEVVCLGRLQHRNLVQLLGYCRRRGELLLVYDFMPNWSLDKYLHAREEGQHLRAPQLDWALRIRIIKGVASGLLYLHEDWEKVVVHRDIKASNILLDGEMNGRLGDFGLARLYDHGSQPKTTHVVGTIGYIAPELGRTGRASPRTDIFAFGIFVLEVVCGQRPIISVAQDDGEVLLVDWVLHHWQSGSLSEAVDARLQGDVDIGEASVVLKLGLLCAHPFVDARPSIRQVTQYLDGEVALPELQPTYQIPSTYDTSTHESKGSNRSISSLSGGR from the coding sequence ATGCACCTTGTACTActacacctcctcctccacctcgttGTCACGCGGTGCTCCGGCGACGACGACCAGTTCGTCTACTCGGGCTTCGCCGGCGCGAGGCTGTCGACGGACGGCGTCGCGGCGATCACGCCGGACGGCATGCTCGAGCTGACCAACGGGACGCTCCAGCGCAAGGGGCACGCGTTCCACCCGTCGCCGGTGCGCCTGCTCCGCGGTGGcggggcggccgcgcgcgcgcggtccttctccacctccttcgtgTTCGGCATCCTGTCCGACCACGCCGGGCTCAGCGCCCACGGCATGGCGTTCGtggtcgccgccggcaccgACTTCTCCGCCGCCCTGCCCAGCGGGTACCTGGGCCTCCTCAACGTCACGAGCGACGGGGACCCCCGCAACCGCCtcctcgccatcgagctcgacACCATGCAGAACGACGAGTTCCGCGACATCAACGACAACCACGTCGGCGTCGACGTCAACAGCCTCCACTCGGCGCAGTCCAACTCCGCCGGCTTCTATGACGACcaggacggcgccggcggcgagctccgcttCCGCAACCTGACCCTCATCAGCGGCGAGGCCATGCGGGTCTGGGTGGACTACGACGCCGAGGCCGCACGGATCGACGTCACCATGGCTCCGCTCGGCGTGCCCAAGCCTTCGCGGCCACTGGTGTCAGCCAGGAGCAACCTCTCGACTGTTGTCGCGGCTGACTCGGCCTTCGTCGGCTTCTCCGCGGCGACCGGCGGGACCCTGAGATCGAGGCACTACGTTCTTGGCTGGAGCTTCAGCATGGACCGTCCTGCGCCGGCGATCGACGTCGGCAAGCTACCCAAGCTGCCTCGCGCTGCCAGCAAGGACCGGTCGAGGATCCTGGAGATCGTCCTGCCGGTAGCAACCGCGGccttcctcgtcgccgccgccgcggccatctTCCTTGAGGTGAGGAGACACCGGAGGTACGCCGAGGTGCACGAGGACTGGGAGCTCGAGTTCGGCCCGCACAGGTTCTCGTACAAGGATTTGTTCCATGCCACGGGAGGCTTCAAGGACTCGAACCTTCTCGGCATCGGAGGGTTCGGAAGGGTGTACAGGGGGGCGCTCCCGATCTCCAGGACAGAGATCGCAGTCAAGCGGGTGTCGCACGAGTCCCAGCAGGGCATCAAGGAGTTCATCGCCGAGGTCGTCTGCCTCGGCCGCCTGCAGCACCGGAACCTCGTGCAGCTGCTCGGGTACTGCCGGCGCAGAGGGGAGCTTCTGCTGGTGTACGACTTCATGCCCAACTGGAGCCTCGACAAGTACCTGCACGCTCGAGAAGAGGGGCAGCATCTCCGCGCTCCACAGCTGGACTGGGCCTTGAGGATCCGGATCATCAAAGGCGTGGCATCAGGCTTGCTGTACCTTCACGAGGACTGGGAGAAAGTGGTCGTCCACCGAGACATCAAGGCGAGCAACATCCTCCTCGACGGCGAGATGAATGGCCGGCTCGGCGACTTCGGCCTCGCGAGGCTCTACGACCACGGATCCCAACCCAAGACCACCCATGTGGTCGGCACCATCGGCTACATAGCCCCGGAGCTCGGGCGCACGGGCAGAGCGTCGCCTCGCACCGACATCTTCGCCTTTGGCATCTTCGTCCTGGAGGTGGTTTGTGGGCAGAGGCCCATCATCTCGGTCGCGCAAGATGATGGCGAGGTCTTGCTGGTGGACTGGGTGCTCCATCACTGGCAGAGCGGGTCACTCTCGGAGGCAGTGGACGCCAGGCTCCAAGGAGACGTCGACATTGGCGAGGCCTCCGTGGTGCTCAAGTTAGGGCTGCTTTGTGCACACCCGTTCGTCGACGCCAGACCCAGCATTAGACAAGTCACTCAGTACCTTGATGGAGAGGTAGCATTGCCGGAGCTTCAGCCAACCTACCAGATACCATCCACCTACGATACGTCAACGCACGAATCAAAGGGAAGCAACCGGAGCATATCAAGCCTTTCAGGGGGGAGATAA